A window of the Deltaproteobacteria bacterium genome harbors these coding sequences:
- a CDS encoding HEAT repeat domain-containing protein has product MTSPATTSHPSDSPPPSRLAWRVTPAGLALITTLVYFGVLSGLWTLFRRDTFQNYFDGYVRASSETVRRRYRAKFQQSAPHDSDGRLLAILEAPDSTQAERLAATELLGRSGATDILPVLIRLEQQSQEPQIRLASIMAMGSVPSHEARAELARLLASEDRESRIAALKAIRMHRRQDLGDSLRERLTAPTADERLAAVAAASVTGGLESRLLGVFRYDPDPAVRLAAAGSLRELPRHGVIQTLAAAGDGWVPVQPDLPRRRVNHIQRMLEGSFLFSIEDALSQLQEGDPDLDCEAEACRAERDFYRDLLRRRSSARMDIIGFQKGRQSLYFVTGTWLTGNVNRYAVLAMVHGAGERDAAFTIRETPIGMLGRGGPAPGNRPALGQVLSVTGTLRDDSIRVEILEPDGRLATYSFRNGVFHNVAADPPANGGTTVP; this is encoded by the coding sequence ATGACCTCTCCGGCCACAACTTCCCACCCGTCCGATTCGCCTCCCCCCTCCCGGCTTGCCTGGCGGGTCACGCCGGCAGGCCTCGCCCTGATCACTACGCTGGTCTACTTCGGAGTGCTGTCGGGCCTGTGGACCCTGTTCCGGCGGGATACTTTCCAGAACTACTTTGACGGATACGTGCGGGCCTCAAGCGAAACCGTCCGCCGCCGTTACCGCGCCAAGTTCCAGCAGTCTGCGCCACACGACTCGGACGGCCGCCTGCTGGCGATCCTTGAGGCGCCGGACTCGACGCAGGCGGAACGCCTCGCCGCCACCGAGCTTCTGGGCCGAAGCGGGGCCACTGATATCCTGCCGGTGCTCATCCGGCTGGAGCAGCAGTCGCAGGAGCCCCAGATCCGGCTTGCCTCCATCATGGCAATGGGCTCGGTGCCGTCGCATGAAGCCCGTGCGGAACTGGCCCGTTTGCTCGCCTCGGAAGACAGGGAAAGCCGGATTGCCGCCCTGAAAGCAATCCGCATGCACCGGCGTCAGGATCTGGGCGATTCCCTGCGCGAACGACTGACTGCCCCAACCGCTGACGAGCGCCTGGCGGCGGTGGCTGCGGCATCAGTTACCGGCGGCCTTGAATCCAGGCTTCTCGGTGTTTTCCGGTACGATCCGGACCCGGCAGTCCGGCTGGCCGCCGCCGGCAGCCTGCGGGAACTGCCCCGGCACGGGGTTATCCAGACACTGGCCGCCGCCGGTGACGGCTGGGTCCCAGTCCAGCCGGATCTGCCCCGGCGGCGGGTGAACCACATCCAGCGGATGCTGGAGGGTTCGTTCCTGTTCAGCATCGAGGACGCACTGTCGCAGCTCCAGGAAGGCGATCCTGATCTCGATTGCGAGGCGGAAGCCTGCCGGGCCGAGCGGGATTTCTACCGCGATCTGCTCCGGCGGCGGTCATCAGCCCGGATGGATATCATCGGCTTCCAGAAGGGGCGCCAGTCTCTCTACTTTGTGACCGGAACCTGGCTTACGGGGAACGTGAACCGGTACGCGGTGCTCGCGATGGTGCATGGCGCAGGCGAGCGGGACGCGGCATTCACGATCCGGGAAACACCGATTGGCATGCTTGGCCGCGGCGGACCGGCACCGGGAAACAGGCCAGCGCTGGGACAGGTGCTTTCGGTAACCGGCACCCTGCGCGACGACAGCATCCGCGTGGAGATACTTGAACCGGACGGACGGCTGGCAACCTATTCGTTCCGTAACGGCGTATTTCACAACGTGGCCGCCGATCCCCCGGCCAATGGCGGAACGACTGTCCCCTGA
- the dnaX gene encoding DNA polymerase III subunit gamma/tau — protein sequence MSSYLVLARKYRPQTFEEIVGQEHITNTLQSAIQLGRVAHAYMFSGSRGTGKTSIARIFAKALNCLENSNGIPCNRCESCVEITRSTGVDVIELDAASNRGKEDAEQLREAARFAPARGKYKIFVIDEAHMLTNEASNALLKVLEEPPPHVIFMFATTEPHKMLETIRSRCQRFQFRRLPVQVQVDQLARVTGAEGLRFDAEALKVIARESQGGMRDSLALVDLIASSRKDSAGAVTADEVTALLGLADRDLLWRTVNGVLTRSSAQILEVVETVYSYGLDVKDFHSRLLWMLRNAIVVKSVKMPGDVLDLTTDEIERLRELTENHSLQHLDHLFQICQRAEDTLARTSHPRAVLEVTLVRMAELPEALASSELAGLVSGGPPAAGVPGQQSHNSTPSPAREAGGRPPATASANIPGAEILNRWSNGNASRRPAVPAPAPVRASPPERQANSTVRDGGDRRQAPATAAAKPAARTPAVNDLARTEPAVRELIEVAEPVDIRIRNQNED from the coding sequence ATGTCATCCTATCTGGTACTGGCACGGAAATACCGGCCCCAGACGTTCGAGGAGATCGTCGGGCAGGAACACATTACGAATACGCTTCAAAGCGCCATCCAGCTCGGGCGCGTAGCCCATGCCTACATGTTCTCGGGATCGCGCGGCACCGGGAAAACATCCATCGCCCGCATCTTCGCGAAAGCGCTCAACTGCCTCGAAAACAGCAACGGTATTCCCTGCAATCGCTGCGAGTCCTGTGTCGAGATCACCCGCTCCACCGGGGTTGATGTGATCGAGCTGGATGCCGCCTCCAATCGCGGCAAGGAAGACGCTGAGCAGCTTCGTGAAGCCGCCCGTTTCGCCCCGGCCCGGGGAAAATACAAGATTTTCGTGATCGACGAGGCGCACATGCTGACTAACGAGGCGTCGAATGCGCTGCTCAAGGTGCTTGAGGAACCGCCGCCCCATGTCATTTTCATGTTCGCAACGACCGAGCCCCACAAGATGCTCGAAACCATCCGGTCCCGCTGCCAGCGGTTCCAGTTCCGGCGTCTTCCGGTGCAGGTCCAGGTAGATCAGCTTGCCAGGGTAACAGGGGCGGAAGGCCTCAGGTTCGACGCCGAAGCGCTCAAGGTGATCGCCCGCGAATCGCAGGGCGGCATGCGGGACTCGCTCGCTCTGGTGGATCTCATTGCCTCATCCCGGAAGGATTCCGCAGGGGCGGTAACAGCAGATGAGGTAACGGCACTTCTGGGGCTTGCCGACCGGGATCTGCTCTGGCGAACAGTCAACGGGGTGCTGACACGCAGTTCGGCGCAGATCCTGGAGGTTGTCGAAACGGTCTACTCCTATGGGCTCGACGTGAAGGATTTTCACTCACGCCTTCTGTGGATGCTCCGCAACGCCATCGTCGTAAAGTCGGTGAAAATGCCCGGCGATGTGCTGGACCTGACGACCGATGAGATCGAACGCCTGCGGGAACTGACAGAGAACCACTCGCTCCAGCATCTCGATCACCTGTTCCAGATCTGCCAGCGGGCGGAAGACACCCTCGCCCGGACCAGCCATCCCCGGGCCGTTCTGGAGGTCACTCTGGTGCGGATGGCCGAGCTGCCGGAAGCTCTTGCTTCCTCTGAACTGGCGGGACTGGTTTCTGGCGGGCCGCCTGCTGCCGGAGTTCCAGGCCAGCAGTCACACAACAGCACACCGTCACCGGCGCGTGAGGCAGGCGGCCGCCCCCCGGCGACGGCATCTGCGAACATCCCCGGCGCGGAGATCCTTAACCGCTGGTCAAACGGGAATGCCTCCCGGCGTCCTGCTGTGCCTGCTCCTGCACCGGTCCGTGCATCTCCGCCAGAGCGTCAGGCAAACAGTACGGTTCGCGATGGAGGTGACAGACGTCAGGCACCAGCGACTGCTGCCGCGAAGCCAGCCGCCCGGACACCGGCGGTCAATGATCTTGCCCGGACTGAACCGGCGGTGCGGGAACTTATTGAGGTGGCCGAGCCGGTGGATATCCGCATACGGAACCAGAATGAAGATTGA
- a CDS encoding YaeQ family protein, which translates to MAISTFNFQLELTHDYQVVFRGKVVLGRSAPEESDLHILLKFLAWCLFHHENLSVEKQDVDPDYRPDLVVQRLDGTVHAWIEVGNTSARKLDKVTRRYSTARVYVLHQSERAIQSVREQVRRHVERSSRVGFVWFEDGFCDRFLRLLTDKNDVVCNLAGEDTLELTMNGDWAQTQVFRKMAES; encoded by the coding sequence ATGGCCATTTCCACGTTCAATTTCCAGCTCGAACTGACTCATGATTACCAGGTGGTTTTCCGGGGCAAGGTGGTGCTGGGGCGGAGCGCGCCCGAGGAGAGCGACCTCCACATACTGCTCAAGTTTTTGGCCTGGTGTCTTTTCCACCATGAAAACCTGTCGGTTGAGAAGCAGGACGTCGATCCCGACTACCGCCCGGATCTCGTGGTGCAGCGGCTGGATGGAACGGTCCACGCCTGGATAGAGGTGGGCAATACCAGTGCCCGCAAGCTGGACAAGGTGACGCGGAGGTATTCAACGGCGCGGGTGTATGTCCTGCACCAGAGCGAACGCGCCATCCAGAGCGTCCGGGAGCAGGTGCGCCGGCATGTGGAACGGAGCAGCAGGGTCGGGTTCGTCTGGTTTGAAGACGGTTTTTGTGACCGGTTTCTCCGGCTCCTGACTGATAAAAATGATGTGGTGTGCAATCTGGCTGGCGAGGACACGCTTGAGCTGACCATGAACGGGGACTGGGCCCAGACACAGGTTTTCCGCAAGATGGCGGAAAGCTGA
- a CDS encoding universal stress protein, with protein sequence MSTFTPKQVLVPVDFSDFSAYLRDVAMDFAEEWGSDLTFLHIVEPVSGYTLAMAGLSAGDDILERVEEGSRTEMEKFLKPVAARAKKSGIKVQGRVVPGLPVQEIRRIAEKIKADLIVTTTHGRTGLAHALIGSVAERLVRESPIHVLVLRAPLLLSKQPKKRK encoded by the coding sequence ATGAGCACTTTCACGCCGAAGCAGGTTCTGGTTCCGGTCGATTTTTCCGACTTTTCCGCCTACCTCCGGGATGTCGCCATGGATTTCGCCGAAGAATGGGGATCCGACCTCACCTTCCTCCACATCGTTGAACCCGTCTCTGGCTACACGCTGGCAATGGCCGGGCTGTCGGCCGGGGATGATATTCTGGAGCGGGTCGAAGAGGGCTCCCGGACCGAGATGGAGAAATTTCTCAAACCGGTTGCCGCCCGGGCCAAGAAGTCGGGGATCAAGGTCCAGGGCCGGGTCGTGCCGGGATTGCCCGTCCAGGAGATCCGGCGAATAGCCGAGAAGATCAAGGCGGACCTGATCGTCACCACCACCCACGGACGCACGGGACTTGCCCATGCGCTGATCGGTTCGGTAGCCGAACGGCTCGTGCGCGAGTCGCCCATCCATGTGCTCGTGCTCCGGGCACCGCTGCTATTGTCCAAGCAGCCAAAGAAGAGAAAGTAG
- a CDS encoding Rne/Rng family ribonuclease — MKRMLINAAETEEVRVAILDEDRLEDLDIEVGEGNSIKGNIYRAQVVNIEPAIQAAFVTYGGDRNGFLPLDEVNPRALVAVPRQGRSKKASALQPLGDEGVKPKMELLVQVTRDPIGQKGAALTSYIALPGQFLVYLPQTEGSGGISRRIEDSGERNRMKEKIAGLNLPPDTSVIVRTAGLERTTAELKREFKNLERLFKAIQKAYAGKKGPGLLYREEGVALRMVRDYFHDDIEEVWVDEQETYTAVQAFFELTLPKFVDRVKFYDGRVPLFTRYHVEEQIENTMTRQVPLVSGGSIVIDQTEALVAIDVNSGRTRQERTIEDTALKTNLEAAGEIARQLRLRNMGGIIVCDFIDMRDRKNRMKVQGALSKALSTDKAQITLGRIGQFGTIELLRQRMRTAGGTAGWTPCAACGGVGRVRNPVREAMAVLRALALEVASSKEGTLIDAKVPHDAAIYLLNEKRYEIRKLEIEGRVKIVIEPAHVKELSVQRTSEAFRFEDHPEEVVTRQQVRPGGAEGAVTLKDALAVASEEGDEEEEAIEDEAPPQAPPRSGRQGGTDDLGPRDQREPRGARQHREPGRGRTETAREKRRRERRERESRMISSYAAGEASDSIYDPFPSEPVRRHGEPPREPARESVTPREIVEAVRPAFDDDRFATDDEEAVPIGDESYPEDAAAAGGNGSDGGSAGSPDSEGGSGSVTGEAEAGDDGDLADDEEDEDAVNRALDSAVKQAAGGRPRRRGGRRGGRGRGGARPGGAAV; from the coding sequence ATGAAACGCATGCTGATTAACGCGGCCGAGACCGAAGAAGTCCGGGTCGCCATTCTCGACGAGGACCGTCTGGAAGACCTGGATATCGAGGTCGGCGAAGGGAACTCGATCAAGGGAAATATATACCGGGCCCAGGTCGTGAATATCGAACCGGCCATACAGGCGGCTTTCGTCACCTATGGCGGTGACCGCAATGGCTTCCTCCCGCTTGATGAGGTCAACCCGCGAGCGCTTGTCGCGGTGCCCAGGCAGGGCCGGAGCAAGAAGGCGAGCGCGCTTCAGCCGCTCGGTGATGAGGGCGTCAAGCCCAAGATGGAACTGCTGGTGCAGGTGACCCGTGATCCGATCGGACAGAAGGGTGCCGCACTGACTTCTTACATCGCGCTGCCAGGCCAGTTTCTTGTTTATCTGCCGCAAACCGAGGGCAGTGGAGGCATTTCGCGCCGGATCGAGGATTCAGGCGAGCGTAACCGGATGAAGGAGAAGATAGCCGGTTTAAACCTTCCACCCGACACCTCGGTGATCGTACGCACAGCGGGGCTGGAGCGGACCACGGCAGAGCTCAAGCGAGAGTTCAAGAATCTGGAGCGGCTGTTCAAGGCCATCCAGAAGGCCTATGCCGGCAAGAAGGGTCCGGGGCTCCTGTACCGTGAGGAAGGTGTGGCGCTCCGGATGGTCCGCGACTACTTCCACGACGACATTGAGGAAGTGTGGGTCGATGAGCAGGAGACCTATACGGCGGTTCAGGCATTCTTCGAGCTGACCCTGCCGAAGTTCGTTGACCGCGTGAAGTTCTACGATGGGCGGGTTCCGCTTTTCACCCGGTACCATGTCGAGGAACAGATCGAGAACACGATGACACGGCAGGTGCCGCTGGTTTCGGGCGGATCAATCGTGATCGACCAGACGGAAGCGCTGGTGGCCATCGACGTAAACTCCGGCCGGACCCGCCAGGAGCGGACCATTGAGGACACGGCGCTCAAGACCAATCTGGAGGCCGCCGGCGAGATCGCCCGCCAGCTTCGCCTGAGAAACATGGGCGGCATCATTGTCTGCGACTTTATAGACATGCGGGACCGCAAGAATCGCATGAAAGTGCAGGGCGCACTGTCGAAGGCGCTCTCAACGGACAAGGCGCAGATTACGCTCGGCCGGATCGGACAGTTCGGCACGATCGAGCTGCTTCGCCAGCGCATGCGCACGGCTGGCGGCACCGCCGGCTGGACACCCTGTGCCGCCTGCGGCGGCGTGGGCCGGGTCCGCAATCCGGTCCGCGAGGCGATGGCTGTGCTGCGGGCGCTGGCACTGGAAGTGGCGTCATCGAAGGAAGGAACGCTGATTGATGCGAAGGTTCCGCACGATGCGGCAATCTATCTTCTGAACGAGAAGCGTTACGAAATACGGAAGCTGGAAATTGAAGGCCGGGTGAAAATCGTCATTGAACCGGCGCATGTGAAAGAGCTCTCGGTCCAGCGTACTTCGGAGGCATTCCGTTTCGAGGATCATCCTGAAGAGGTGGTCACCCGCCAGCAGGTCCGCCCGGGAGGGGCGGAGGGTGCGGTGACCCTGAAGGATGCCCTTGCGGTTGCCAGTGAGGAAGGCGACGAGGAAGAAGAAGCGATAGAGGACGAGGCACCGCCGCAGGCCCCGCCCCGATCCGGACGGCAGGGTGGAACGGATGACCTTGGCCCCCGTGATCAACGGGAGCCAAGGGGTGCAAGGCAGCATCGGGAGCCGGGCCGCGGGCGCACGGAAACCGCCCGCGAGAAACGGCGCCGCGAACGGCGCGAGCGGGAGAGCCGCATGATCTCATCCTATGCAGCCGGGGAAGCCAGCGATTCGATATACGATCCGTTTCCTTCGGAGCCGGTCCGCCGCCACGGCGAACCGCCGCGGGAGCCAGCGCGGGAAAGCGTGACGCCCCGCGAGATCGTGGAGGCCGTCCGTCCGGCATTTGATGATGACCGTTTTGCCACCGATGACGAGGAAGCGGTCCCGATTGGTGATGAAAGTTATCCCGAAGACGCTGCGGCAGCCGGGGGCAACGGTTCAGACGGGGGATCAGCCGGCTCGCCGGACAGCGAAGGCGGGAGCGGTTCCGTTACAGGAGAAGCCGAAGCGGGCGATGACGGGGATCTCGCCGACGACGAGGAAGATGAGGATGCCGTCAACCGGGCGCTGGATTCGGCCGTAAAGCAGGCTGCTGGCGGCCGGCCCCGGCGGCGCGGTGGCCGCCGCGGAGGACGCGGGCGCGGAGGCGCCCGGCCTGGCGGCGCGGCGGTATAA
- a CDS encoding metallophosphoesterase: MALSGAVALGTVLAPDPWPGFVIPPYWQQVEGDKAILRFKTRQPVPVKITVDPAAEVTGDLAATPGLRHLELSGLEPGQRYTVRIEPQAVDTTASVVTATVRPVPEATETLQVLVLGDSRRYADRARSVARAASQERFDLILHTGDLVNYPGDRSLFATAFFGPLAPLLMQAEVVPAMGNHEDAAEEFHDFFELPGNERWFRMVRGPAEIIVVATDEWLDDGSPQLTWLDEVLGRPLREFRILMLHRPVVTWAGQWGPHEPAASVLLPRLRRAGVRLVLAGHSHLYERNLKLTEPEILYVTAGHAGSDWHSGQRERPPDVVGRTIFETLGFVTVQLSDNGAVMESKDTAGAVLDRCRFERTRWNCEPND; the protein is encoded by the coding sequence GTGGCGCTATCTGGGGCTGTCGCGCTGGGGACAGTGCTCGCGCCCGATCCTTGGCCCGGTTTTGTGATTCCGCCCTACTGGCAGCAGGTCGAAGGCGACAAGGCCATCCTGCGGTTCAAGACGCGCCAGCCGGTCCCGGTGAAAATAACCGTCGATCCGGCCGCCGAAGTTACGGGCGACCTCGCTGCTACACCAGGTCTGCGGCATCTGGAACTGTCCGGTCTGGAGCCCGGTCAGCGGTATACGGTGCGGATCGAGCCCCAGGCAGTCGATACGACTGCTTCGGTGGTTACCGCGACCGTTCGTCCGGTTCCCGAAGCGACCGAGACTCTCCAGGTGCTCGTGCTCGGCGACAGCCGCCGTTATGCCGATCGGGCCCGCAGCGTGGCCCGGGCGGCGTCCCAGGAGCGTTTCGACCTGATTCTGCATACCGGCGACCTGGTGAACTATCCGGGTGATCGCTCACTGTTCGCCACGGCCTTTTTCGGTCCCCTGGCCCCGCTGCTGATGCAAGCGGAGGTTGTCCCGGCGATGGGCAATCACGAAGACGCTGCCGAGGAGTTTCACGACTTTTTTGAGTTACCCGGCAACGAGCGATGGTTCCGCATGGTGCGCGGGCCTGCGGAGATCATCGTGGTTGCTACCGACGAATGGCTGGACGACGGTTCGCCTCAGCTGACCTGGCTCGATGAGGTGCTTGGGCGGCCGCTGCGCGAGTTCCGGATCCTCATGCTTCACCGTCCGGTTGTCACGTGGGCCGGGCAGTGGGGGCCGCATGAGCCGGCTGCGTCGGTTCTGCTGCCCCGGCTCCGGCGGGCAGGGGTGAGGCTCGTCCTTGCCGGGCATAGCCATCTTTATGAGCGCAATCTCAAGCTGACTGAACCCGAAATCCTTTACGTCACTGCCGGCCACGCCGGCAGTGACTGGCATTCGGGCCAAAGGGAACGGCCTCCCGACGTGGTGGGCCGGACCATATTCGAAACCCTCGGTTTCGTGACCGTCCAGTTGTCTGACAACGGTGCGGTCATGGAATCCAAAGACACGGCTGGCGCGGTATTGGACCGCTGCCGGTTCGAGCGCACACGCTGGAACTGCGAACCGAACGATTGA